Proteins encoded together in one Lathyrus oleraceus cultivar Zhongwan6 chromosome 5, CAAS_Psat_ZW6_1.0, whole genome shotgun sequence window:
- the LOC127086777 gene encoding putative zinc finger protein CONSTANS-LIKE 11 isoform X2, with amino-acid sequence MVISVIFIRIRLFMEALCEFCEIVRAVVYCKPDSARLCMRCDAIVHSANALARRHPRSLLCDRCNFDSAIVRCVDYKMSLCQLCDWNSTDECFALGHNHVLLTFYTGCPSLAELSKIWPHFVYGNSSAESNVASSKPLDWPPEKNHGCFHLEKAKNKMDGEEPSVKDEQPWIETPPIVSSNSNGTKYCRDQAFLFDLDSNQQKLQGCPDVKELVFHEGTSLCEGFNVDDVQLDFESADEIFGRSQSAAKYNHEDGGMKCLLMDKNIQVTKCTSLTEIAAEALSPLQQDCVAGGSTSVMQGINNNANSALMTPSSNSSITMGFPQSQIHSGTSIELPNLNGENNVTELLNCELPPVFHPGESPWEPNLEGTCAEAREQAKMRYQEKKKTRTFGKQIRYASRKARADTRKRVKGRFVKAEETGVNGEPS; translated from the exons ATGGTAATATCAGTGATATTTATCAGAATAAGGTTGTTTATGGAAGCGCTATGTGAGTTTTGTGAGATTGTTAGAGCTGTGGTTTACTGCAAGCCAGATTCTGCTCGATTATGTATGCGTTGCGATGCGATTGTACACTCCGCGAATGCGCTTGCTCGCAGACATCCGAGATCGTTATTGTGTGATAGGTGTAATTTCGATTCAGCGATTGTTCGCTGTGTTGATTATAAAATGTCTCTGTGTCAACTTTGTGATTGGAATTCTACAGATGAGTGTTTTGCGTTGGGGCATAACCATGTGCTACTTACTTTCTACACTGGTTGTCCCTCTTTGGCAGAGTTGTCAAAGATTTGGCCGCATTTTGTCTATGGAAATTCATCGGCTGAGAGCAATGTTGCTAGCTCTAAGCCTTTGGATTGGCCGCCTGAAAAGAACCACGGTTGCTTTCATTTGGAGAAAGCGAAAAACAAGATGGACGGAGAAGAGCCGTCTGTCAAAGATGAACAACCTTGGATTGAGACACCACCTATAGTGTCGTCAAATTCGAACGGCACAAAATACTGCAGAGATCAAGCGTTTTTGTTTGATCTAGACTCAAATCAACAGAAG CTTCAAGGATGCCCTGATGTCAAGGAACTAGTTTTTCATGAGGGGACTAGTCTCTGTGAAGGTTTCAATGTGGATGATGTTCAATTAGATTTTGAAAGCGCTGATGAAATATTTGGCCGCTCTCAAAGTGCCGCAAAATACAACCATGAAGATGGAGGAATGAAGTGTCTATTAATGGATAAAAACATTCAAGTCACAAAATGTACCAGTCTTACCGAGATTGCAGCAGAG GCTTTATCACCACTGCAACAAGATTGTGTGGCTGGCGGATCAACAAGTGTGATGCAGGGCATCAACAATAATGCAAACTCTGCACTTATGACTCCTAGCAGCAACAGTAGCATTACTATGGGATTTCCTCAGAGTCAAATTCATTCAGGAACTTCAATTGAATTACCTAATCTTAATGGTGAAAACAATGTTACTGAACTTCTAAATTGTGAGTTACCTCCGGTGTTTCATCCCGGCGAATCCCCTTGGGAACCAAATTTGGAGGGTACGTGTGCAGAAGCAAGGGAACAAGCAAAAATGAGAtaccaagagaaaaagaaaactCGAAC GTTTGGTAAGCAAATAAGATATGCCTCTCGCAAAGCAAGGGCTGATACAAGAAAACGTGTGAAAGGTCGATTCGTTAAAGCAG AAGAGACAGGAGTCAACGGCGAACCATCCTGA
- the LOC127086777 gene encoding putative zinc finger protein CONSTANS-LIKE 11 isoform X1, translating into MVISVIFIRIRLFMEALCEFCEIVRAVVYCKPDSARLCMRCDAIVHSANALARRHPRSLLCDRCNFDSAIVRCVDYKMSLCQLCDWNSTDECFALGHNHVLLTFYTGCPSLAELSKIWPHFVYGNSSAESNVASSKPLDWPPEKNHGCFHLEKAKNKMDGEEPSVKDEQPWIETPPIVSSNSNGTKYCRDQAFLFDLDSNQQKLQGCPDVKELVFHEGTSLCEGFNVDDVQLDFESADEIFGRSQSAAKYNHEDGGMKCLLMDKNIQVTKCTSLTEIAAEALSPLQQDCVAGGSTSVMQGINNNANSALMTPSSNSSITMGFPQSQIHSGTSIELPNLNGENNVTELLNCELPPVFHPGESPWEPNLEGTCAEAREQAKMRYQEKKKTRTFGKQIRYASRKARADTRKRVKGRFVKAGEAYDYDPLLSDY; encoded by the exons ATGGTAATATCAGTGATATTTATCAGAATAAGGTTGTTTATGGAAGCGCTATGTGAGTTTTGTGAGATTGTTAGAGCTGTGGTTTACTGCAAGCCAGATTCTGCTCGATTATGTATGCGTTGCGATGCGATTGTACACTCCGCGAATGCGCTTGCTCGCAGACATCCGAGATCGTTATTGTGTGATAGGTGTAATTTCGATTCAGCGATTGTTCGCTGTGTTGATTATAAAATGTCTCTGTGTCAACTTTGTGATTGGAATTCTACAGATGAGTGTTTTGCGTTGGGGCATAACCATGTGCTACTTACTTTCTACACTGGTTGTCCCTCTTTGGCAGAGTTGTCAAAGATTTGGCCGCATTTTGTCTATGGAAATTCATCGGCTGAGAGCAATGTTGCTAGCTCTAAGCCTTTGGATTGGCCGCCTGAAAAGAACCACGGTTGCTTTCATTTGGAGAAAGCGAAAAACAAGATGGACGGAGAAGAGCCGTCTGTCAAAGATGAACAACCTTGGATTGAGACACCACCTATAGTGTCGTCAAATTCGAACGGCACAAAATACTGCAGAGATCAAGCGTTTTTGTTTGATCTAGACTCAAATCAACAGAAG CTTCAAGGATGCCCTGATGTCAAGGAACTAGTTTTTCATGAGGGGACTAGTCTCTGTGAAGGTTTCAATGTGGATGATGTTCAATTAGATTTTGAAAGCGCTGATGAAATATTTGGCCGCTCTCAAAGTGCCGCAAAATACAACCATGAAGATGGAGGAATGAAGTGTCTATTAATGGATAAAAACATTCAAGTCACAAAATGTACCAGTCTTACCGAGATTGCAGCAGAG GCTTTATCACCACTGCAACAAGATTGTGTGGCTGGCGGATCAACAAGTGTGATGCAGGGCATCAACAATAATGCAAACTCTGCACTTATGACTCCTAGCAGCAACAGTAGCATTACTATGGGATTTCCTCAGAGTCAAATTCATTCAGGAACTTCAATTGAATTACCTAATCTTAATGGTGAAAACAATGTTACTGAACTTCTAAATTGTGAGTTACCTCCGGTGTTTCATCCCGGCGAATCCCCTTGGGAACCAAATTTGGAGGGTACGTGTGCAGAAGCAAGGGAACAAGCAAAAATGAGAtaccaagagaaaaagaaaactCGAAC GTTTGGTAAGCAAATAAGATATGCCTCTCGCAAAGCAAGGGCTGATACAAGAAAACGTGTGAAAGGTCGATTCGTTAAAGCAGGTGAAGCATACGATTATGATCCTCTTTTGAGCGACTACTAA